From a region of the Candidatus Methylomirabilis limnetica genome:
- the pth gene encoding aminoacyl-tRNA hydrolase gives MVVGLGNPGPEYEASRHNVGFRVVEALAGRVGMALDHCRYRSFFMRGSLHGVQVLLVKPLTFMNDSGFAVSRWQQALCLEPGRIIVVHDDLDLSTSQLRIKVGGGHGGHRGVRSVLEAMGSADFLRVKVGIGRPREGQDTVKHVLGPFEEREGDAIQVVVERAADAVEALLQESLEAAMNRYNVRGSRQDLIA, from the coding sequence ATGGTGGTGGGCTTAGGCAATCCCGGTCCGGAGTATGAAGCGAGTCGCCATAATGTGGGATTTCGAGTGGTGGAAGCGTTGGCCGGGCGGGTTGGCATGGCCCTCGATCATTGCCGGTACCGTTCGTTTTTTATGAGAGGCTCCCTACATGGGGTGCAGGTTCTTTTGGTTAAGCCCTTGACATTCATGAACGATAGCGGATTCGCTGTCTCCAGGTGGCAGCAGGCCTTATGCCTTGAGCCTGGTCGAATTATTGTAGTTCATGACGACCTGGACCTGTCTACCTCTCAGCTACGGATCAAGGTTGGCGGTGGTCACGGGGGCCATAGGGGTGTCCGTTCCGTCCTGGAGGCGATGGGCAGCGCTGATTTTTTGCGAGTCAAGGTGGGAATCGGACGGCCTCGGGAGGGACAGGATACGGTAAAGCATGTGCTTGGGCCGTTCGAGGAACGTGAGGGTGACGCGATACAGGTGGTGGTAGAACGGGCCGCCGATGCTGTAGAGGCGCTGTTGCAGGAAAGTCTCGAGGCGGCGATGAACCGCTATAACGTCCGAGGCTCCCGTCAGGATCTAATAGCGTAA
- a CDS encoding 50S ribosomal protein L25 → MAEAVLKGQVRTRFGKGVARRLRQQRLIPAVVYGGSSGPMAVTVNPVEMLKLLGTGAGENVLITLSLEGDAERSRTVILKELQRDPVRWEPLHADFFEISMKRKIRVQVPLRLVGEAVGVKMRAGILEQHLREVSVECLPGAIPSHIQVDVSRLDLGHTIHVSELTVGEDIRVLDDPARPVVAVMIQRVAVEEAAAATEEKAAEPEVVAGKKEAKEGKQEGGKGKPA, encoded by the coding sequence ATGGCAGAAGCAGTGCTGAAAGGGCAGGTCCGGACGCGGTTTGGCAAGGGAGTTGCGAGACGACTTCGGCAACAGCGGCTGATTCCGGCCGTTGTGTACGGCGGTAGTTCCGGACCGATGGCGGTGACAGTCAATCCCGTTGAAATGCTGAAGCTCCTGGGGACCGGGGCGGGTGAGAATGTCCTGATTACCCTCTCCCTGGAGGGAGATGCTGAGCGATCAAGGACTGTCATTCTGAAGGAGTTACAGCGAGACCCTGTACGATGGGAGCCGCTGCACGCGGATTTCTTTGAGATCTCCATGAAGCGAAAAATCAGGGTTCAGGTCCCGCTCAGGCTCGTAGGGGAAGCCGTCGGTGTTAAGATGAGAGCAGGTATTTTAGAGCAGCATCTACGTGAGGTGAGCGTTGAGTGCCTGCCCGGGGCGATTCCCAGTCACATCCAGGTGGATGTCAGTCGTCTTGATCTTGGCCACACCATTCACGTCAGCGAACTTACCGTGGGAGAGGACATCAGGGTGCTTGATGATCCCGCCAGGCCGGTAGTTGCGGTAATGATTCAGCGGGTGGCGGTTGAGGAGGCTGCGGCTGCAACGGAGGAGAAAGCGGCTGAGCCAGAGGTGGTGGCTGGTAAGAAGGAGGCGAAAGAGGGTAAGCAGGAGGGCGGAAAGGGAAAGCCCGCTTAG
- a CDS encoding ribose-phosphate diphosphokinase, with amino-acid sequence MTDRLILFSGNANRALSQEIADYLGVPLGDAEVTRFADDEILVQVCENVRGADVFVIQPTCRPVNENLMELLVIIDALKRASAWRITAVMPYYGYGRQDRKVQPRVPITAKLVADLLTAAGVHRVLTMDLHAGQIQGFFTTPVDHLYAAPVLLRYFEERRLGDAVVVSPDAGGVERARAFAKRLGSPLAFIDKRRTRPNEAKIMHIVGDVEGRDVIIVDDMIDTGGTLTQAVTALLEKGAKRIFASCTHPVLSGPAVERIDGSALEEVVVTNTIPLPDGRMSKKLTVLSVAPLLGEAISRIHKEESVSCLFV; translated from the coding sequence ATGACTGACCGGTTAATCCTTTTTTCCGGCAACGCCAATCGAGCCTTGTCACAAGAGATTGCGGACTACCTCGGCGTCCCGCTGGGTGACGCCGAGGTAACACGCTTTGCTGATGACGAGATCCTGGTCCAGGTTTGTGAGAATGTCAGGGGCGCCGACGTCTTCGTGATCCAGCCCACTTGCCGACCCGTCAACGAGAACCTGATGGAACTGCTGGTGATCATCGATGCCTTGAAGCGGGCGTCGGCCTGGCGGATCACAGCCGTGATGCCATACTACGGCTATGGGCGGCAGGATCGAAAGGTTCAACCTCGCGTACCCATCACCGCGAAATTGGTGGCTGACCTGCTCACGGCGGCGGGGGTACATCGGGTCTTGACGATGGATCTTCACGCCGGACAGATCCAGGGTTTCTTCACGACCCCAGTCGATCATCTCTATGCCGCTCCGGTGTTACTCCGGTATTTCGAGGAGCGGAGATTGGGGGATGCGGTGGTGGTCTCTCCGGATGCAGGCGGTGTGGAACGAGCCCGTGCATTCGCCAAGCGCCTGGGGAGCCCACTGGCATTTATCGACAAGCGTCGGACACGGCCCAATGAGGCGAAGATAATGCATATTGTTGGAGACGTCGAGGGTCGGGACGTGATCATCGTGGATGACATGATCGACACTGGCGGAACCCTCACGCAGGCGGTCACGGCGCTCCTTGAAAAGGGAGCGAAACGAATCTTTGCGAGCTGTACGCATCCAGTTCTCTCTGGACCGGCGGTAGAGCGGATCGATGGATCAGCCCTCGAAGAGGTGGTTGTCACGAATACCATCCCGCTTCCCGATGGTAGAATGTCTAAAAAACTGACCGTTCTCTCTGTGGCGCCCCTTCTGGGGGAGGCTATTAGCCGCATCCACAAAGAGGAATCCGTTAGCTGCCTTTTCGTCTGA
- the ispE gene encoding 4-(cytidine 5'-diphospho)-2-C-methyl-D-erythritol kinase, with protein sequence MKQVTLISPSKINLFLEVLGRRDDGYHEICSIAVLTELSDTITLERRTSGITIWAKNPKVPSGPDNLCYRAADLLLRHSGTHGGVSIRIEKQIPIAGGMGGGSSNAAATLWGLNLLYDLGWPREELIGLGSVLGSDVPLFFCREAAFVRGRGERVEELAALTPRWLVIANPGIEILTASVYRRLRLPLTSDKTGVTMRVLFESGQEEAALSHCFNRLEDVVLEAYPAVANLKQRLLLLGASPVLVSGSGPTVFGVMREAEMAKRVASSLVESGITAVACRTLDRNPLFLLADH encoded by the coding sequence ATGAAGCAGGTCACGCTGATTTCTCCTTCTAAGATTAACCTCTTTTTAGAGGTTCTGGGGCGGCGCGACGATGGGTACCATGAGATCTGCTCGATCGCGGTCCTGACCGAGCTAAGCGATACCATCACCTTGGAACGCCGTACGAGCGGTATTACAATCTGGGCCAAGAATCCCAAGGTTCCGTCTGGACCTGATAATCTGTGCTACCGGGCGGCCGATCTGCTGCTGCGACACAGCGGCACGCACGGCGGAGTGAGCATTCGGATTGAGAAGCAGATTCCTATCGCTGGAGGAATGGGGGGAGGATCGAGCAACGCTGCGGCGACCCTGTGGGGGCTAAACCTATTGTACGACCTTGGGTGGCCTCGCGAGGAGTTGATAGGTCTCGGATCTGTGCTGGGCTCCGATGTTCCCCTTTTCTTTTGTCGGGAGGCCGCCTTTGTGAGGGGGCGAGGGGAGCGGGTAGAAGAGCTAGCCGCGCTTACGCCACGATGGCTTGTCATTGCCAATCCCGGAATTGAGATCCTTACGGCCTCGGTCTATCGCCGACTGAGATTGCCATTGACATCCGATAAAACCGGGGTTACAATGCGCGTTTTGTTTGAGTCTGGCCAGGAGGAGGCTGCGCTGTCGCATTGTTTCAACCGACTGGAAGACGTGGTTCTTGAGGCCTATCCGGCGGTCGCAAACCTTAAGCAACGGTTGTTACTGTTGGGTGCAAGTCCGGTCCTGGTCAGCGGGAGCGGGCCAACTGTCTTCGGCGTCATGCGAGAGGCCGAGATGGCCAAGCGGGTAGCCTCGAGTTTGGTCGAGAGCGGAATTACCGCTGTTGCCTGCCGCACGCTGGACAGAAACCCCCTCTTCCTGTTGGCTGACCACTGA
- a CDS encoding LolA family protein: MIGRPSLRPLTLIIGIVLSGCAHALNLVVEEKDLPRPSRPVVQEILHTLQEREAAVTSLKAVLDITVRYGGTQEYRQWVAAIERPDLIRLENIGWGGFTSLVVLSDGHRLVAHALLQNIFVEGSATPDSVAAVTGFRVAPAHLARLLLGLPPLSIQVEKTELYGPDGDHAYLLREQESSFTQRLWLSDDDLSLLRGELYDRQSLRLRFRYSPAGHGLRSLILEEPLKQVAMEVSYRSYNLNIELPRELFRIPQPTQGAQVVNLDAGLAPLLRFP, translated from the coding sequence ATGATCGGTCGCCCATCTCTCCGCCCCCTGACGCTGATAATCGGAATAGTGCTGAGTGGATGCGCCCATGCACTTAATCTCGTTGTAGAGGAAAAGGATCTACCGCGCCCTTCGCGGCCAGTTGTGCAGGAAATTCTTCATACCCTACAGGAGCGTGAGGCTGCGGTCACAAGTCTGAAGGCTGTACTCGACATCACAGTGCGGTACGGGGGGACGCAAGAGTATCGTCAATGGGTAGCCGCCATCGAGCGACCAGATCTGATTCGACTGGAGAACATCGGCTGGGGTGGGTTCACGTCATTGGTTGTCTTGAGCGACGGACACCGACTGGTCGCGCATGCACTATTGCAGAACATATTCGTAGAGGGGAGTGCGACGCCTGATAGCGTTGCCGCGGTCACTGGATTTCGCGTGGCACCGGCACATCTGGCGCGGTTACTGCTTGGGTTACCGCCCCTTTCTATTCAGGTTGAGAAGACAGAACTCTATGGCCCGGATGGCGATCACGCTTACCTGCTGCGAGAGCAGGAATCGTCCTTCACGCAGCGCCTCTGGTTATCCGATGACGACCTGAGCCTTCTGAGGGGGGAGTTGTACGACCGACAATCACTCCGCTTGAGATTTCGGTACTCTCCTGCGGGCCACGGGTTGCGTTCGCTCATCTTGGAGGAGCCCTTGAAGCAGGTGGCGATGGAGGTATCGTACCGGTCCTACAATCTGAATATCGAGCTGCCTCGTGAGCTGTTTCGAATCCCGCAGCCGACCCAAGGGGCGCAGGTGGTGAACCTGGATGCGGGATTGGCCCCATTGCTCAGGTTCCCGTAA
- a CDS encoding tetratricopeptide repeat protein, whose protein sequence is MSMIWLGWVRQCFCGLLGLAVFGQGYVAAQTVEPEAAGNRRVPPAAVASVAEGTGREGKAEAYYRFMRSLLAEQTGDYQVAITWQKGALHADPRSVVMHNHLASLYMKRGDARSAINTGEEALALDPKNLPAHLLLATVYQGLHNLPVAERYLREAVDLNSSRTETYLQLAALYAEVKRAQEAIAVYRRALDVDPGSLVARYNLGRLYLEEGQSEQASQLFQEILERDSDFDPALAALGMSLEAQGRFDEAREMYQRAIESDPRNGEFRERLAQLHLRRKDLGAALIEYRLLLDQEPGNRSFKLRVGFIYYEKKAYAEAMGVFRDILKEEPSNHEVRYYLGLILEDDKRLDEALEELIQIPRDSPRYPDALFHRGYIFSQKERYAEANDLLSTAGALRPNEGNIPYLMGLIYFQQKSYAQAIAQLERALGLEPSNAAYLYQLGSAFERSRHIDKAETTFRKLLEVDPKNADAYNYLGFMFADEGINLDESIVLVKRALELQPDNGAFVDSLGWAYYKKGMVDEALVELKRAVELTEKEDPTIFEHLGDVYFRKQMTREAIKEWERSLAIDSSNETIQHKLRKALDVLSSEGG, encoded by the coding sequence ATGAGTATGATTTGGTTAGGGTGGGTCCGACAATGCTTTTGCGGATTGTTGGGGCTGGCTGTGTTCGGTCAAGGGTACGTGGCCGCCCAGACGGTAGAGCCTGAAGCTGCAGGGAACCGTAGGGTGCCCCCGGCTGCCGTCGCTTCCGTGGCCGAAGGGACCGGGCGGGAAGGAAAGGCCGAGGCCTACTACCGATTCATGAGGAGCCTGCTGGCAGAGCAAACAGGGGATTATCAGGTAGCGATCACATGGCAGAAGGGGGCGCTGCACGCCGACCCCCGATCTGTTGTCATGCACAATCACTTGGCTTCCCTGTACATGAAGCGAGGCGACGCTCGAAGTGCGATTAACACGGGAGAGGAAGCGCTCGCCCTTGATCCGAAGAACCTTCCAGCCCACCTGCTCTTGGCTACCGTCTATCAAGGCTTACATAACCTTCCGGTCGCCGAACGTTACCTCCGTGAGGCGGTCGACCTGAACTCCAGCCGGACCGAGACATACCTGCAGCTCGCGGCCCTCTATGCGGAGGTCAAACGAGCGCAGGAGGCAATCGCTGTATACCGGAGGGCACTGGACGTTGATCCGGGTTCGCTGGTTGCCCGCTATAACCTGGGTCGTCTCTACCTGGAGGAGGGACAGTCGGAGCAGGCCAGCCAACTCTTTCAAGAGATCCTGGAGCGCGATTCAGACTTCGATCCTGCGTTGGCGGCGCTTGGAATGAGCCTCGAGGCGCAGGGGAGATTTGACGAGGCTAGGGAGATGTACCAACGTGCGATCGAGAGCGATCCCAGGAATGGCGAGTTTCGGGAGCGTTTGGCTCAGCTTCACTTGAGACGGAAGGACCTGGGCGCCGCCCTTATCGAGTATCGGCTGCTGCTCGATCAGGAGCCGGGCAATCGCTCATTCAAGCTGCGGGTTGGATTTATCTATTATGAAAAGAAGGCATACGCCGAGGCCATGGGGGTCTTTCGAGATATCCTCAAAGAAGAACCGAGCAACCACGAGGTCCGCTACTATCTGGGGCTGATTCTTGAGGATGACAAGCGCCTGGATGAGGCCCTCGAAGAGCTGATACAGATTCCCAGGGACAGTCCACGCTATCCCGACGCGCTGTTCCACCGCGGGTACATCTTCAGCCAGAAGGAACGGTATGCCGAGGCAAACGATCTGCTCTCTACGGCGGGAGCCCTCAGGCCGAATGAGGGCAACATTCCGTACCTGATGGGTCTGATCTATTTCCAGCAAAAAAGCTATGCTCAGGCCATAGCGCAACTTGAACGCGCTCTCGGTCTGGAACCGAGCAATGCCGCCTATCTCTATCAACTCGGCTCGGCCTTTGAACGGAGTCGTCACATTGACAAGGCCGAAACGACCTTTCGTAAGCTCTTGGAGGTCGATCCAAAGAATGCTGATGCGTATAACTACTTGGGCTTCATGTTTGCCGATGAGGGGATCAATCTCGATGAGTCGATCGTCCTGGTCAAGAGGGCGTTAGAACTTCAGCCCGATAACGGGGCCTTCGTAGACAGCCTGGGCTGGGCCTATTATAAGAAGGGGATGGTGGACGAAGCCCTGGTTGAACTGAAGCGTGCCGTGGAACTCACCGAGAAGGAGGATCCTACCATCTTTGAACACCTCGGGGACGTCTACTTCAGAAAGCAGATGACCCGTGAGGCGATCAAGGAGTGGGAACGATCCCTCGCCATCGACAGCAGCAACGAGACAATCCAGCACAAGCTCAGAAAGGCCCTGGACGTGCTCTCTAGCGAGGGTGGATGA
- the yihA gene encoding ribosome biogenesis GTP-binding protein YihA/YsxC → MRRVKGKGAGEGYTLTTAGKLCYTDTMKILSAEFVISVASLAQLPREQRAEIAVVGRSNVGKSSLINCLLRRRGLARVSAAPGRTQLLNFFLVNQDFYLVDLPGYGYAKVPESIRRAWGPLVEGYLAARRDLRAVIVLIDARQGVTEKDLQMKRLLDNFSIGWVPVLTKIDKLRRTGRDAQIRDAAHALSLSDLREILPFSAKSEEGRESLLAIIDGCAQQRPDPRYSTLTPTCRPARLRPEMTGRS, encoded by the coding sequence TTGAGACGGGTCAAGGGGAAAGGCGCAGGGGAAGGCTACACCCTCACAACGGCGGGGAAGCTATGCTATACTGACACCATGAAAATCCTCTCTGCTGAGTTCGTGATAAGCGTCGCCTCGCTCGCCCAGCTCCCGCGTGAGCAAAGAGCGGAGATCGCGGTCGTGGGCCGCTCTAACGTCGGCAAGTCCTCGTTGATCAACTGTCTGCTGCGCCGCCGTGGGCTTGCCCGCGTCAGCGCCGCACCAGGCAGAACGCAACTTCTCAATTTTTTCCTGGTGAACCAGGACTTCTATCTGGTTGATCTTCCTGGCTACGGCTACGCAAAGGTACCTGAATCGATCCGGCGGGCGTGGGGACCACTGGTCGAGGGGTATCTTGCTGCGAGGCGTGACCTCAGGGCTGTCATTGTGCTTATTGATGCGCGACAAGGGGTCACGGAGAAGGACCTTCAGATGAAGCGATTACTGGACAATTTTTCCATCGGCTGGGTTCCCGTTCTCACCAAGATCGATAAGCTTCGACGGACGGGCCGCGACGCGCAGATCCGCGATGCCGCCCATGCCTTGAGCTTGAGTGATCTTCGGGAGATTCTCCCGTTTTCTGCGAAGTCTGAGGAGGGTCGAGAATCGTTGCTGGCCATCATCGATGGCTGTGCGCAACAGCGACCCGACCCGAGGTATTCGACGTTGACTCCGACCTGCAGACCTGCTAGGCTCAGACCGGAAATGACGGGGCGATCGTAG
- the leuB gene encoding 3-isopropylmalate dehydrogenase: MAKIAVLSGDGVGPEVVREAMKVLEITGARFGIPLEFEEGIVGGAAIDREGTPLPLRTLSLCKACDAILFGAVGGPKWDSLPVDRRPERGLLLLRKELGLYANLRPVKLFAPLVDASPLKREIIEGVDLMVLRELTGGLYFGEPKGIDALPNAQGERAVDTLIYTTPEIERIARIGFQIAAQRRKRLTSVDKVNVLASSQLWRRVVTETAKEFPGIELDHMLVDNCSMQLIRDPRQFDVLLTENTFGDILSDEAAMLAGSIGMLPSASLGDGPGLYEPIHGSAPDIAGQDTVNPLATILSAAMLLRYSLHHELAAAAIETAVSRVLEAGYRTPDIWQPGPAVLVNTAHMGDLVVESLVKG, translated from the coding sequence ATGGCAAAGATCGCTGTATTGTCAGGAGATGGGGTTGGGCCGGAGGTCGTCCGGGAGGCGATGAAGGTCCTTGAGATCACCGGAGCCCGTTTCGGCATCCCCCTGGAGTTCGAGGAGGGGATCGTCGGGGGGGCAGCCATCGATCGGGAAGGGACGCCGCTTCCGCTTCGGACGCTGAGCCTCTGCAAAGCGTGCGATGCGATCCTCTTCGGCGCGGTCGGTGGCCCCAAGTGGGATAGCCTGCCGGTGGATCGCCGGCCGGAGCGCGGTCTGCTCCTCCTCCGCAAAGAGCTGGGGCTGTACGCGAACCTCCGGCCAGTGAAGCTGTTTGCCCCCCTCGTAGATGCCTCGCCACTGAAGCGCGAGATCATCGAGGGAGTCGATCTGATGGTGCTGCGCGAGCTGACAGGTGGTCTCTACTTCGGTGAACCGAAGGGGATCGACGCCCTTCCCAATGCCCAAGGGGAACGAGCTGTAGACACCCTCATCTACACGACACCGGAGATCGAGCGAATCGCCAGGATCGGATTCCAGATCGCCGCGCAGCGCCGGAAGCGACTGACTTCCGTCGATAAGGTCAATGTGCTGGCCAGCTCCCAGCTCTGGCGGCGTGTCGTCACCGAGACGGCCAAGGAGTTTCCTGGCATCGAGCTGGACCACATGCTGGTGGACAACTGCTCGATGCAGCTCATCCGCGATCCCCGCCAGTTTGACGTGCTGCTCACAGAGAATACCTTCGGAGACATTCTCAGCGACGAGGCCGCCATGCTCGCCGGTTCTATCGGGATGTTGCCTTCAGCCAGCCTGGGAGATGGGCCAGGGCTGTACGAACCGATCCATGGCTCCGCCCCCGACATCGCCGGGCAGGACACAGTCAACCCCCTTGCCACCATCCTGTCCGCCGCAATGCTCCTGCGCTATTCACTCCACCACGAGTTAGCAGCGGCCGCTATCGAGACTGCGGTAAGCCGGGTACTCGAGGCAGGGTACCGAACGCCAGATATCTGGCAACCTGGCCCCGCGGTACTCGTCAATACGGCACACATGGGTGACCTTGTGGTCGAGAGCCTTGTGAAAGGCTAA
- a CDS encoding DUF2127 domain-containing protein: MPETTASKDGALRTIIALKVLGGVLFLLISLGVFALINKDISDLAEGVADSLGVDPENHYLLQLLGWLTGISSKQIVAIGFVTILYSALLLTMAWGLHLGLVWADWLTIGVTGLFIPIELYEVIRSFRLTYGVALAINVFVVWYLIRRRIRVSSL, translated from the coding sequence TTGCCAGAGACGACTGCCTCAAAAGATGGGGCCCTGCGGACCATCATTGCCCTCAAGGTCCTTGGCGGGGTCCTGTTCTTGCTGATCAGCCTCGGTGTCTTTGCTCTGATCAACAAAGACATTTCCGACCTGGCAGAGGGAGTGGCCGATTCGCTGGGCGTCGATCCGGAGAACCATTATCTCCTGCAGTTACTCGGATGGCTTACCGGAATCTCTTCGAAGCAGATCGTTGCGATAGGGTTCGTGACCATTCTGTACTCAGCCCTTTTGCTGACCATGGCCTGGGGACTTCACCTGGGACTGGTATGGGCTGACTGGCTGACGATTGGTGTGACGGGGCTCTTCATTCCAATTGAGCTGTACGAGGTGATCCGGTCGTTCCGCCTCACCTACGGGGTTGCGCTTGCGATCAACGTCTTTGTAGTCTGGTATCTGATCCGCCGCCGCATCCGAGTGTCATCGCTTTAA
- the ybgF gene encoding tol-pal system protein YbgF, translating into MADAREKGMRLHLPLAAALTLSVLTMGCEGDLPLRMLQRDVDSVRSEVAVVARTDEGSRVFIEERLKKIEGRLEKSERGRAALEERLGRLDADLKSQSAKVAQERQERQGFLQSQASLTVKLDELTTGVRLAQGQTEGIGHGIAEANRRVDEFGRQLDQFGRRVNGFDKQVNQSVVASQEATAVAQQAVVASQQTPKQVTAALQQMAQQTNAAIEQVNATAQLALTEARKPTKGKPLAGPAALPRAGAQPLSPAVTPIMAAPLVPPVPATQASAQEVTAPSPAARTAESPPPQTPAPQPVTSVQSAGELYRNALNDYAKGHYELAINGFRSQIEIYPDSSLAPNARYWLGESYYSQKNYGQAIKEFALLAKQHPDNPKVASAMLKQGYAYLEMRDKSRARTVLDDLLKQFPKSQEARMAKERLSKLGR; encoded by the coding sequence ATGGCCGATGCCAGAGAGAAGGGGATGAGGCTGCATCTCCCACTAGCGGCTGCGCTGACCCTTAGTGTGTTGACTATGGGGTGCGAGGGGGATTTGCCTCTGCGCATGCTTCAGCGGGATGTGGACTCCGTGAGGAGCGAGGTGGCAGTCGTCGCCAGGACCGATGAAGGCTCAAGAGTGTTTATCGAGGAGCGGCTCAAGAAGATCGAGGGGCGCCTGGAAAAGAGTGAGCGCGGGCGGGCGGCTCTGGAGGAGAGGCTAGGGAGGTTGGACGCGGACCTTAAGAGCCAATCGGCGAAGGTCGCCCAGGAACGACAGGAAAGACAGGGGTTCCTTCAGTCTCAGGCGTCTCTCACCGTGAAGCTGGACGAGTTGACAACCGGAGTGCGCTTGGCTCAGGGGCAAACCGAGGGGATTGGCCATGGCATCGCAGAGGCGAACAGGCGAGTTGATGAGTTTGGGCGTCAGCTTGATCAGTTCGGCCGACGAGTGAACGGGTTTGACAAACAGGTCAATCAGTCCGTTGTTGCTTCACAAGAGGCGACAGCCGTAGCTCAGCAGGCGGTAGTCGCCTCCCAGCAGACTCCAAAGCAAGTGACGGCCGCGCTCCAACAAATGGCCCAACAGACTAACGCTGCAATTGAGCAGGTAAACGCAACCGCACAACTGGCCCTGACCGAAGCCAGAAAACCGACTAAGGGAAAGCCACTCGCTGGCCCTGCCGCCTTGCCTCGCGCCGGGGCGCAGCCCCTGTCCCCTGCTGTTACCCCGATCATGGCGGCACCCCTTGTTCCTCCTGTGCCGGCCACCCAGGCCTCGGCTCAAGAGGTTACGGCCCCGTCCCCCGCCGCTCGAACGGCGGAGTCGCCTCCACCCCAGACCCCGGCTCCTCAACCGGTGACTAGCGTGCAGAGTGCCGGTGAGCTGTACAGGAATGCCCTGAACGATTATGCGAAAGGCCATTATGAATTAGCGATCAACGGTTTCCGAAGTCAGATCGAGATCTACCCAGACTCTAGTCTCGCTCCGAATGCCCGGTACTGGCTTGGCGAGTCGTATTACAGCCAGAAGAACTATGGCCAGGCGATCAAGGAGTTTGCGCTACTTGCCAAGCAGCATCCGGATAATCCAAAGGTAGCGAGCGCCATGCTCAAACAGGGGTATGCGTATCTCGAGATGAGGGATAAGTCCAGGGCACGTACGGTTCTCGACGATCTGCTTAAGCAGTTCCCAAAGTCGCAGGAGGCGAGGATGGCGAAGGAGCGGCTGAGCAAGCTTGGGCGTTAA
- the pal gene encoding peptidoglycan-associated lipoprotein Pal: MRWMQRARVGSTLTLALMVLFLTGCPKRPEVVETVPRSIAPQSEVGMPVLPPTPPPVPKVATPAEKSPTEVAAQLPEARPTAETGAVPEANIAEAEVRPETAAEVKAPVLALKDIYFDFDQAAIREDSKKLLSENIEWMRKNSAAKVTIEGHTDERGSSEYNLALGDRRARATRDYLMAAGVEANRISSISFGKERPFVLGHDESAWQWNRRAHFAVSAK; this comes from the coding sequence ATGAGATGGATGCAGCGAGCACGGGTCGGTTCTACTCTCACATTGGCCCTTATGGTATTGTTTCTGACAGGCTGTCCGAAGCGGCCAGAGGTCGTAGAGACTGTTCCGAGGTCGATCGCGCCGCAAAGCGAGGTCGGTATGCCGGTGCTTCCGCCGACGCCTCCACCGGTGCCCAAAGTTGCCACTCCAGCAGAGAAGTCCCCCACTGAGGTAGCGGCCCAGTTGCCGGAAGCCAGGCCGACCGCCGAGACCGGTGCGGTCCCGGAGGCTAATATCGCTGAGGCGGAGGTAAGGCCGGAAACAGCAGCCGAGGTCAAGGCACCAGTGCTGGCATTGAAAGACATCTACTTCGATTTCGATCAGGCCGCGATTCGAGAGGACTCGAAGAAGTTGTTGAGCGAGAACATTGAATGGATGAGGAAAAACTCTGCAGCCAAGGTGACCATCGAAGGTCACACCGACGAGCGCGGCTCCAGTGAGTACAATCTTGCGCTTGGTGATCGGCGAGCCAGAGCAACGCGCGATTACCTGATGGCTGCCGGGGTCGAGGCGAATCGAATCAGTTCAATCAGTTTCGGGAAGGAGCGCCCATTTGTGCTTGGGCACGACGAGTCCGCCTGGCAGTGGAATCGGCGAGCCCATTTTGCCGTTAGTGCGAAATAA